Proteins encoded together in one Micromonospora kangleipakensis window:
- a CDS encoding ABC transporter permease subunit, protein MLVGTFVGLVVVVVVGAMFITAEYRRGLIRTTLTASPQRIRVLAAKAVVVGAVTFVTGLLAAAVVVAFGQRVLRGNGVYVHPASTPTELRVIVGTGALLAVAAVLALGLGALLRRSVTAVTTAVVVIVLPYLLAMTVLPAGALGRLTDAVHAALA, encoded by the coding sequence ATGCTCGTCGGCACGTTCGTGGGGCTGGTCGTGGTGGTCGTCGTCGGCGCCATGTTCATCACCGCGGAGTACCGGCGCGGGCTCATCCGGACCACCCTGACCGCCAGCCCCCAGCGCATCCGGGTGCTCGCCGCGAAGGCCGTCGTCGTCGGCGCCGTCACCTTCGTGACCGGGCTGCTCGCCGCCGCCGTCGTGGTCGCCTTCGGCCAGCGGGTGCTGCGCGGCAACGGCGTCTACGTCCACCCGGCGTCGACGCCGACCGAGCTGCGGGTGATCGTCGGGACCGGCGCGCTGCTCGCCGTCGCCGCGGTCCTGGCACTCGGCCTGGGCGCGCTGCTGCGGCGCAGCGTCACCGCGGTGACCACCGCCGTCGTCGTGATCGTCCTGCCGTACCTCCTCGCCATGACCGTACTGCCGGCCGGGGCGCTCGGTCGGCTGACGGACGCCGTGCACGCCGCGCTCGCGTGA
- a CDS encoding ATP-binding protein, which produces MPTSIFQPFQQLGGERIRHTAGYGLGLAIVRAIADAHGATLTARSRPKGDLDIEVTFP; this is translated from the coding sequence GTGCCGACGAGCATCTTCCAGCCGTTCCAGCAGCTGGGCGGCGAGCGGATCCGGCACACCGCCGGGTACGGCCTCGGGCTGGCGATCGTCCGCGCCATCGCGGACGCGCACGGCGCCACCCTGACCGCGCGATCCCGACCGAAGGGCGACCTGGACATCGAGGTGACGTTCCCCTGA
- a CDS encoding inositol monophosphatase family protein, producing the protein MDVKPLGTGPDLREAHRFAVDAARAAGKLLRAGMRGEVHARAKSASGDLVTDLDLAAERLIVDRIRARWPEHGVIAEEGGEYAADDAWAWLVDPLDGTNNVAIGLPAYVVGIALCERGSPVLGVVHDPVAGRTWSAVRGQGAFVHAAGPSGRPLRAPRRPVPSAPVLAWTQGHEVRRDDSTARALKVVLDSTARRVLQLWAPLLSWVMLARGDIDGIVGYRPEAVDLPAGMLLAAEAGMVVRALDGGCFDDRYGCPAERRSFVAGPPESIDRLVKLVTAAQWIEPQVRHLTPISLTTVGW; encoded by the coding sequence ATGGACGTGAAGCCGCTCGGAACCGGGCCGGACCTGCGCGAGGCGCACCGGTTCGCGGTCGACGCCGCACGCGCCGCCGGAAAGCTGCTGCGCGCGGGGATGAGGGGCGAGGTGCACGCCCGGGCCAAGAGCGCCTCCGGCGACCTGGTCACCGACCTGGACCTGGCCGCCGAGCGGCTGATCGTCGACCGGATCCGGGCCCGCTGGCCGGAGCACGGCGTGATCGCCGAGGAGGGCGGCGAGTACGCCGCCGACGACGCCTGGGCGTGGCTGGTCGACCCGCTCGACGGCACCAACAACGTGGCCATCGGACTGCCCGCGTACGTGGTCGGCATCGCGCTCTGCGAGCGCGGGTCGCCGGTGCTCGGGGTGGTCCACGACCCGGTCGCCGGCCGCACCTGGTCGGCGGTGCGCGGGCAGGGCGCGTTCGTGCACGCGGCCGGGCCGTCCGGCCGGCCGCTGCGGGCGCCGCGCCGGCCGGTGCCGTCCGCGCCGGTGCTGGCCTGGACCCAGGGTCACGAGGTACGCCGGGACGACAGCACCGCCCGGGCGTTGAAGGTGGTGCTGGACTCCACCGCCCGGCGGGTGCTGCAACTGTGGGCGCCGCTGCTCTCCTGGGTGATGCTGGCCCGCGGCGACATCGACGGCATCGTCGGCTACCGTCCCGAGGCGGTCGACCTGCCCGCCGGGATGCTCCTGGCCGCCGAGGCCGGCATGGTCGTCCGGGCCCTCGACGGCGGCTGCTTCGACGACCGGTACGGCTGCCCGGCCGAGCGGCGCAGCTTCGTCGCCGGCCCGCCGGAGAGCATCGACCGACTGGTCAAGCTGGTCACCGCGGCCCAGTGGATCGAGCCGCAGGTCCGCCACCTCACCCCGATCTCGCTCACCACCGTCGGCTGGTGA
- a CDS encoding helix-turn-helix domain-containing protein encodes MPSFGPQLRAMREARGLSLAALAERLPADKGHLSRIENGRRRPTEDLVRRLDDVLGARGELIACAHLDVAAAVDARPWETAELLRRMQAGDTAPATIETLQATVTELCCEYGWRDARQLRAEGQGWLREVARLLRQPIGLREHRELLVCAGWLALLIGCVEYDLGMRAGAEATRTAARQLGEEAGHSSIIGWAWEMAAWFALTQSRHPAVLAAARAGQEAAGGSAVVVQLIAQEAKALGRLRDVTGVRRTLDRGRRMLESLTPPQRPDNHFEVDPAKWLFYAMDAYRFAEDDRLAEHFATEVIRDATAPDGTDRSPMRTAEARLTLAATAARAGDLEKAVSTGLTAFTAARRSLPSLLLVAGEVDAELHRRYPHEPATADFREALRAIH; translated from the coding sequence GTGCCGTCGTTCGGACCACAGTTGCGGGCGATGCGCGAGGCTCGCGGTCTGTCGCTGGCCGCCCTCGCGGAGCGGTTGCCCGCCGACAAGGGCCACCTGTCGCGGATCGAGAACGGCCGCCGCAGGCCGACCGAGGACCTGGTCCGCCGGCTCGACGACGTGCTCGGGGCCCGCGGCGAACTGATCGCCTGCGCCCATCTGGACGTCGCCGCAGCCGTCGACGCCCGCCCCTGGGAAACCGCCGAACTGTTGCGCCGGATGCAGGCCGGCGACACCGCACCGGCCACGATCGAGACTCTCCAGGCGACCGTCACGGAACTCTGCTGCGAGTACGGCTGGCGTGACGCACGTCAGCTCCGGGCGGAGGGTCAGGGCTGGCTGCGCGAGGTGGCCCGACTGCTGCGTCAGCCGATAGGACTGCGCGAGCATCGGGAACTGCTGGTGTGCGCGGGCTGGCTGGCGCTGCTGATCGGCTGCGTCGAGTACGACCTCGGCATGCGGGCCGGCGCCGAGGCGACCCGGACCGCCGCCCGGCAGCTCGGCGAGGAGGCAGGGCATTCGAGCATCATCGGATGGGCTTGGGAGATGGCCGCCTGGTTCGCGCTCACCCAGTCCCGGCACCCGGCGGTCCTCGCCGCCGCCCGGGCTGGGCAGGAGGCGGCCGGTGGTTCCGCCGTGGTGGTGCAGCTCATCGCGCAGGAGGCCAAGGCGCTCGGCCGCCTCCGCGACGTCACCGGCGTACGCCGGACCCTCGACCGTGGCCGACGCATGCTGGAATCACTGACCCCACCCCAGCGCCCCGACAACCATTTCGAGGTCGATCCCGCCAAGTGGCTCTTCTACGCCATGGACGCCTACCGGTTCGCCGAGGACGACCGGCTCGCCGAGCACTTCGCCACGGAGGTCATCCGCGATGCAACCGCACCCGACGGTACGGACCGGTCGCCCATGCGGACGGCCGAGGCGCGGCTAACCCTGGCCGCCACCGCGGCACGGGCTGGTGACCTGGAGAAGGCGGTCAGTACGGGGCTGACGGCGTTCACCGCCGCTCGTCGGTCACTACCGTCGTTGCTTCTGGTCGCCGGCGAGGTGGACGCGGAGTTGCACCGGCGCTATCCGCACGAGCCGGCCACCGCCGACTTCCGCGAGGCGTTGCGGGCGATCCACTGA
- a CDS encoding SigB/SigF/SigG family RNA polymerase sigma factor, which produces MAALPAGHPSRAAMRDRAIEAWLPLANHLARRYSGRGEPTGDLTQTAAVGLIKAIDKFDPSRGVDFAGYAIPTIVGELKRHFRDRTWDIRVPRRLQELRLAISDANSTLLQTLGRSPTVADIAAHLKLTEEEVLEGLEGARAYNAVSLSTPIGSGERATELGEMLGGEDGEFALAELRVALGPALATLDEREQKILTLRFYGNLTQSEIAVKIGVSQMHVSRLLARALAKLRTQLVDTY; this is translated from the coding sequence ATGGCCGCGCTGCCCGCCGGCCACCCGTCCCGCGCGGCGATGCGTGACCGAGCGATCGAGGCCTGGCTGCCGCTGGCCAACCACCTCGCCCGGCGTTACAGCGGTCGTGGCGAGCCGACCGGAGACCTGACGCAGACCGCGGCCGTGGGGCTGATCAAGGCGATCGACAAGTTCGACCCGTCACGTGGCGTCGACTTCGCCGGTTACGCGATCCCCACCATCGTGGGGGAGCTGAAGCGGCACTTCCGGGACCGCACCTGGGACATCCGGGTGCCCCGCCGCCTGCAGGAGCTGCGGCTGGCCATCTCCGACGCCAACAGCACTCTGCTGCAGACGTTGGGTCGCTCCCCGACGGTGGCCGACATCGCCGCGCACCTCAAGCTGACAGAGGAAGAGGTCCTGGAGGGCCTGGAGGGCGCCCGCGCGTACAACGCGGTGTCGCTGTCCACCCCGATCGGCAGCGGTGAGCGGGCTACCGAGCTGGGCGAGATGCTCGGCGGCGAGGACGGCGAGTTCGCCCTCGCCGAGCTGCGTGTCGCCCTCGGCCCGGCGCTGGCCACCCTTGACGAGCGTGAGCAGAAGATCCTGACCCTGCGCTTCTACGGAAACCTGACGCAGAGCGAAATCGCCGTAAAAATCGGCGTATCGCAGATGCATGTCTCCCGGCTGTTGGCCCGCGCACTGGCCAAGCTCCGGACGCAGTTGGTCGACACCTACTGA
- a CDS encoding class I SAM-dependent methyltransferase, translating to MRIDGTGLKRLTDEPRLYQSPVFSPDGRYCAALSVPPTNEYPDGGNIIVSTSGFGEPWWIPGDEYDDSSRLDWARPLTRSTLRRGGRLPGRRVGVCRHRRADRASDAVRCEAGRQDGRRATTTVEGAMAESPAATPWRGAQAHGRRANRRSYHDGVKVNGYVDDPYHRIRRAVAARMVADGVTGRLPVLELGCGPRGMLDPADLPVPLVLADLAETALRDARRAAGPDALPVCLDATRGLPFRAGSFAGLLTGELIEHVYDPVALLRECHRVLAPGGLLVLTTPNLATVQDRVSFLLGRAPRQVDPLHPYLWLHIRPFTASLLRRVLRRAGFLPLAIRSNQVGWRLPGGRWVTSRLLARLAPGLGGSLICAARRGAEPPSPTVTGQRNSA from the coding sequence GTGCGGATCGACGGCACCGGCCTGAAGCGGCTCACCGACGAGCCCCGGTTGTACCAGTCGCCGGTGTTCTCCCCCGACGGCCGCTACTGCGCGGCGCTGTCGGTGCCGCCGACCAACGAGTACCCGGACGGCGGCAACATCATCGTCTCCACCAGCGGCTTCGGCGAGCCGTGGTGGATCCCCGGCGACGAGTACGACGACAGCAGCCGGCTGGACTGGGCGCGCCCTCTGACCCGCTCCACCCTTCGACGCGGCGGCCGGCTTCCCGGCCGCCGCGTCGGCGTCTGCCGACACCGTCGCGCCGACCGCGCCTCCGACGCCGTCCGATGCGAGGCTGGACGACAGGACGGTCGCCGGGCGACGACGACAGTGGAGGGTGCGATGGCGGAGTCACCGGCCGCGACCCCGTGGCGCGGCGCGCAGGCGCACGGCCGCCGGGCCAACCGGCGCAGCTACCACGACGGCGTCAAGGTCAACGGGTACGTCGACGACCCGTACCACCGGATCCGCCGGGCCGTCGCGGCCCGGATGGTGGCCGACGGCGTCACCGGGCGGCTGCCGGTGCTGGAGCTGGGCTGCGGCCCGCGCGGCATGCTCGACCCGGCGGACCTGCCGGTGCCGCTGGTGCTGGCGGACCTGGCGGAGACGGCGCTGCGCGACGCCCGGCGGGCCGCCGGGCCGGATGCGCTACCGGTCTGCCTGGACGCCACCCGCGGCCTGCCGTTCCGGGCGGGCAGCTTCGCCGGGCTGCTCACCGGTGAGCTGATCGAGCACGTCTACGACCCGGTGGCGCTGCTGCGCGAGTGCCACCGGGTGCTGGCCCCGGGTGGGCTGCTGGTGCTCACCACTCCCAACCTGGCCACCGTGCAGGACCGGGTGTCCTTCCTCCTCGGCCGCGCCCCGCGCCAGGTGGACCCGCTGCACCCCTACCTCTGGCTGCACATCCGGCCGTTCACCGCGTCGCTGCTGCGCCGGGTGCTCCGGCGGGCCGGGTTCCTGCCGCTGGCGATCCGCTCCAACCAGGTCGGTTGGCGGCTGCCCGGCGGACGCTGGGTCACCTCCCGGCTGCTCGCCCGCCTGGCGCCGGGACTCGGCGGTTCGCTGATCTGCGCGGCCCGCCGGGGCGCCGAGCCGCCGTCACCAACTGTTACGGGGCAACGAAACAGTGCGTGA
- a CDS encoding PadR family transcriptional regulator, producing MLELAILGFLYDERLHGYDLRKRIAALTGHVRPIADGTLYPLLKRMEAAGLLTRELQPGQVAAPRHMLSLTAEGRKALLDRLREPDELFITDENRWFTLLAFLRHLDDPAAQAAVLQRRLDFLTQPASFFWDGERPLRAADFDDPFRQGLFTIATATTRTELKWLRETLATLNQVS from the coding sequence ATGCTGGAACTGGCGATCCTCGGTTTCCTCTACGACGAGCGGCTCCACGGGTACGACCTCCGCAAACGCATCGCCGCCCTGACTGGACACGTGCGCCCCATCGCCGACGGCACGCTCTACCCCCTGCTCAAGCGCATGGAAGCCGCCGGGCTGCTCACCCGGGAACTCCAACCCGGCCAGGTTGCCGCACCCCGGCACATGCTGTCGCTGACCGCCGAAGGCAGAAAAGCGCTGCTCGACCGGCTCCGTGAACCCGACGAGCTGTTCATCACCGACGAAAACAGGTGGTTCACCCTGCTGGCCTTCCTGCGCCACCTCGATGACCCGGCGGCACAGGCCGCCGTGTTGCAGCGTCGGCTTGACTTCCTCACGCAGCCAGCCAGCTTCTTCTGGGACGGCGAACGGCCACTGCGCGCCGCCGACTTCGACGACCCCTTCCGACAAGGGCTGTTCACGATCGCCACCGCTACGACGCGTACCGAGCTGAAGTGGCTTCGCGAGACACTGGCGACCCTGAACCAGGTCTCATGA
- a CDS encoding LacI family DNA-binding transcriptional regulator, with protein sequence MTIYEVAQRVGVSIATVSRALRSGGQVAGETRRRVLEVVEELQFRPSRLGQSLAEGRHAANGIVFPDLSGPYYAEVILGYEEVAAEVGSSVLILATHGRTDPGRKVLDLARRVDGMAIMGRTVSDGVVAQVAATGMPTVLLARLPVGELDTVTTDSEASARELVAHLVAHGYRRFAYLGDPDESSDVTARYDAFRSALVDRGIRPPRAPLRCAFDVPAGQEAARRALAGSPPPQALVCANDEVALGALAAAKQLGRSVPDDVAIVGWDDVMAARYAGLTTVRQPMRELGATAARWLQDRVASSRLPVRREVLRTQLVIRTSCGQHPNEMEVP encoded by the coding sequence GTGACGATCTACGAGGTCGCGCAGCGGGTGGGCGTCTCGATCGCCACTGTGTCCCGAGCCCTGCGGAGTGGCGGGCAGGTAGCCGGGGAGACCCGTCGGCGGGTCCTCGAGGTGGTGGAGGAGCTGCAGTTCCGGCCCAGTCGCCTGGGGCAGTCGCTGGCCGAGGGCCGGCACGCGGCCAACGGCATCGTCTTTCCGGACCTCTCCGGCCCGTACTACGCCGAGGTGATCCTCGGGTACGAAGAAGTCGCCGCCGAAGTCGGCAGCAGCGTCCTGATCCTGGCCACGCACGGTCGGACGGATCCGGGCCGAAAGGTGCTTGACCTGGCCCGTCGCGTCGACGGCATGGCGATCATGGGCCGGACCGTGTCCGACGGCGTGGTCGCCCAGGTCGCCGCGACCGGCATGCCCACCGTCCTGCTGGCCCGGCTCCCGGTCGGCGAGCTGGACACCGTCACGACGGACAGCGAGGCCAGCGCACGCGAGCTGGTCGCCCATCTGGTCGCGCACGGCTACCGGCGATTCGCCTACCTGGGCGACCCCGACGAGTCGTCCGACGTGACCGCCCGCTACGACGCCTTTCGTTCGGCGCTCGTCGACCGCGGAATCCGGCCTCCGCGTGCGCCGCTGCGCTGCGCCTTCGACGTACCAGCGGGGCAGGAAGCGGCGCGGCGAGCGCTCGCGGGATCGCCCCCTCCCCAGGCGTTGGTCTGTGCGAACGACGAGGTCGCGCTAGGGGCGCTGGCGGCGGCGAAACAGCTGGGCCGGTCCGTTCCCGATGACGTCGCGATCGTCGGCTGGGACGACGTGATGGCCGCCCGGTACGCGGGGCTCACCACGGTGCGCCAGCCGATGCGCGAGTTGGGCGCGACGGCGGCCCGGTGGCTGCAGGACCGGGTGGCGAGCAGTCGTCTCCCGGTACGGCGAGAGGTGCTGAGAACGCAGCTCGTCATCCGCACGAGCTGCGGACAACATCCGAACGAAATGGAGGTTCCGTGA
- a CDS encoding alpha/beta fold hydrolase, whose translation MEIPGAQPARVYIHGLGASSAPYYAEAVAHPALSGHRSLLIDMLGFGISDRPADAPYTLEMHADVLARALDQAAVSDADVVAHSMGGAVAVILAARHPQLVSRLVLVDPALDPVHPLPSTKRPGSSGIGVYHTEEEFLDHGWGETLEFVGPEWAATMRLAGPQALYRSAMNLLRGTMPMVREHLDKLTIPRTLLYPAADGPRFDADRLAASGVEVVAIPNCGHNIMIDNVEGFALAVKAARTGRSAGPRALDGGQRFADRTT comes from the coding sequence GTGGAGATCCCCGGCGCCCAGCCCGCCCGCGTCTACATCCACGGCCTGGGAGCCAGCTCGGCGCCGTACTACGCCGAGGCGGTCGCGCATCCAGCCCTTTCCGGCCACCGCTCGCTCCTCATCGACATGCTGGGCTTCGGCATCAGCGACCGGCCTGCCGATGCGCCGTACACCCTGGAAATGCACGCGGACGTCTTGGCCCGTGCGCTGGATCAGGCCGCGGTGAGCGACGCCGACGTGGTCGCGCACAGCATGGGCGGCGCGGTCGCGGTCATCCTCGCCGCACGCCACCCCCAGCTGGTAAGCCGGCTTGTGCTCGTCGACCCCGCCCTCGATCCGGTGCACCCGCTGCCGAGCACGAAGCGACCGGGCAGTTCCGGCATCGGCGTCTATCACACCGAGGAGGAGTTCCTCGACCACGGCTGGGGCGAGACGCTGGAGTTCGTCGGGCCGGAGTGGGCGGCCACGATGCGACTGGCCGGGCCACAGGCGCTCTACCGCAGTGCCATGAACCTGTTGCGTGGCACCATGCCCATGGTGCGCGAGCACCTGGACAAGCTGACCATCCCGCGCACGCTCCTGTACCCGGCGGCTGACGGGCCGCGCTTCGACGCAGACCGGCTCGCGGCCTCGGGTGTCGAGGTGGTGGCGATTCCCAACTGCGGCCACAACATCATGATCGACAACGTCGAAGGCTTCGCCCTCGCGGTAAAGGCCGCGCGTACCGGTCGATCCGCCGGTCCGAGGGCCCTTGACGGCGGGCAGCGGTTCGCCGACCGGACGACCTGA
- a CDS encoding LacI family DNA-binding transcriptional regulator, whose translation MGNSRLTVREIARLAGVSVATVSRVSNGTGQVSEEMRRRVLEAIEKHGYRPDHLGRALAAGRHGALGLVFPGLSGPYFTELIQGFESEAVPSRASVHILCTHLRSDSDAQALEMARRVDGLAVIGGTISEPTLLRLAEMVPVVVVAGEGPGAVPSVRAENAASMAELTRHLLLDHQLTDLVFVGNPEGSPDVSERWAGFLAAHRAAGVTPPASPVAVSMQQADGVLAAEQLLRPDSRPAGVVCANDETALGVLVGALGRGLRVPQDVVITGFDDAPIAALVNPALTTIRQPVRELAAEAARLILTAVNEPERVPCGDIVLPTELVLRRSCGCPANPVTGGTGT comes from the coding sequence ATGGGCAACAGTCGGCTCACCGTCCGCGAGATCGCCCGACTGGCCGGTGTCTCGGTCGCGACCGTCTCGCGGGTCTCCAACGGCACCGGTCAGGTGTCCGAGGAGATGCGCCGTCGGGTGCTCGAGGCGATCGAGAAGCACGGCTACCGCCCCGACCACCTCGGTCGCGCGCTCGCCGCCGGTCGGCACGGCGCGCTGGGCCTGGTCTTCCCGGGCCTGTCCGGTCCGTACTTCACCGAGTTGATCCAGGGCTTCGAGTCCGAGGCCGTTCCGTCGCGGGCCAGCGTGCACATCCTCTGCACACATCTGCGTTCGGACTCCGACGCGCAGGCGCTGGAGATGGCCCGGCGGGTGGACGGGCTGGCGGTCATCGGCGGCACCATCTCCGAACCGACCCTGCTCCGGCTGGCAGAGATGGTGCCGGTCGTGGTCGTCGCGGGCGAGGGTCCCGGCGCCGTGCCCTCGGTACGGGCCGAGAACGCCGCCAGCATGGCCGAGCTGACCCGGCACCTGCTACTCGATCATCAACTGACCGACCTGGTGTTCGTGGGCAACCCCGAGGGGTCGCCCGACGTCAGCGAGCGCTGGGCCGGATTCCTCGCCGCCCACCGGGCGGCGGGGGTCACCCCGCCGGCCTCGCCGGTCGCGGTGAGCATGCAGCAGGCCGACGGAGTCCTCGCCGCCGAACAGCTGCTGCGCCCCGACAGCCGACCCGCCGGCGTGGTCTGCGCCAACGACGAGACCGCCCTCGGTGTCCTCGTCGGAGCACTCGGTCGGGGCCTGCGGGTGCCGCAGGACGTCGTCATCACCGGCTTCGACGACGCCCCGATCGCCGCCCTGGTCAACCCGGCGCTGACCACCATCCGCCAGCCGGTCCGGGAGCTGGCGGCCGAGGCGGCCCGGCTGATCCTCACCGCGGTGAACGAGCCGGAGCGCGTCCCCTGCGGCGACATCGTGCTGCCCACGGAACTCGTCCTGCGCCGCAGCTGCGGCTGTCCGGCGAACCCCGTGACCGGAGGTACCGGCACATGA
- a CDS encoding beta-galactosidase produces the protein MSTVLLEDRRIVIDGRPHLLLCGEVHYFRLARTDWADRLDRLRECGGDTVATYVPWLWHELPDGSVDLTGRTHEQRDLAGFLDLAHQRGLRAVVRPGPFIMAEVKNEGIPYRVYEEHRHLLPTTWDGAPISTRTIDYLAPEFLAAAAAWYAQVMPMIADRLAGRGGPVVAVQLDNEIGMLSWVTNSPDLTAGLCADLARWAVDRYGKEGAAARIGADPTDPRAWATALRTPAERESLTLHDDLGRYMRDRYRRYVAALRDSAERHGVRGVPLLVNVHGTSGGRGRTFPIGISQLFEAYRGQPQLTSGSDYYLGDLTVTNVADLYISNAFLAATHGPDQPLTCLEFEAGNGDYGEDLSVRHPPEAIELKTRLCVAQGNRLLNLYLFAGGHNPPLAEPVGDGNDRLAFTGERHGFAAPVDPEGRLNPTYDAARRALHTVRGVADLLADGDEEHDGLALGFVPDHYLTEYRHPGSTARTDQVGELERFRGMGSRDVLARALLLGGFSFPAVNLQAPPPADSPRVIALATAPTLGADVQRRLVDHLRAGGRLLLHGPLPERGHDGTPCTLLADALGVTADGWMEGGPHYFPSVVGRDWAAGPAEVRVGYAQLLAGAGEPVLVEVGSGRPCAMEVTVGAGRALIIAADHPCHLDFWRAALERLGVRPRLRHDADEPGLVLTSTVDRAGQRLLHLLNVAPSAVEFTLRHRDRPVLSGRRLRIPARAGLMLPAGVRVGATTLVETSCELVSRSEDEVLLLPTQAEDVAVFSTDREVSAEGGHVTVDGNQVTVTIRSADGHPVRVALR, from the coding sequence ATGTCCACGGTGCTACTCGAGGACCGCAGGATCGTCATCGACGGCCGACCGCACCTGCTGCTCTGCGGGGAGGTGCACTACTTCCGGCTGGCTCGCACCGACTGGGCCGACCGGCTCGACCGGCTGCGGGAGTGCGGCGGGGACACCGTCGCGACGTACGTGCCGTGGCTGTGGCACGAACTGCCCGACGGCTCCGTCGACCTGACCGGACGAACACACGAACAACGCGACCTGGCCGGCTTCCTGGACCTCGCCCACCAGCGCGGGCTACGGGCGGTGGTCCGACCCGGGCCGTTCATCATGGCCGAGGTCAAGAACGAGGGCATCCCGTACCGGGTGTACGAGGAACACCGGCACCTGCTCCCCACCACCTGGGACGGCGCGCCGATCAGCACCCGCACGATCGACTATCTCGCGCCGGAGTTCCTCGCCGCCGCCGCCGCCTGGTACGCCCAGGTGATGCCGATGATCGCCGACCGGCTCGCGGGGCGCGGCGGGCCGGTGGTGGCGGTGCAACTGGACAACGAGATCGGGATGCTGTCCTGGGTGACCAACTCCCCCGACCTCACCGCCGGGCTCTGCGCCGACCTGGCCCGCTGGGCGGTCGACCGGTACGGCAAGGAAGGCGCGGCCGCCCGGATCGGCGCCGACCCCACCGACCCGCGGGCCTGGGCGACCGCCCTGCGCACCCCGGCGGAACGGGAGTCCCTCACGCTCCACGACGACCTGGGCCGCTACATGCGGGACCGCTACCGCCGCTACGTGGCCGCGCTACGCGACAGCGCCGAACGGCACGGCGTCCGTGGGGTGCCGTTGCTGGTGAACGTGCACGGCACCAGCGGCGGACGGGGGCGTACCTTCCCCATCGGGATCAGCCAGCTCTTCGAGGCCTACCGCGGCCAGCCCCAGCTGACCTCCGGCTCGGACTACTACCTCGGCGACCTGACCGTCACCAACGTCGCCGACCTGTACATCTCCAACGCCTTCCTGGCCGCGACGCACGGACCCGACCAGCCGCTGACCTGCCTGGAGTTCGAGGCCGGCAACGGCGACTACGGCGAGGACCTGTCCGTCCGCCACCCACCCGAGGCGATCGAGCTGAAGACCCGGCTCTGCGTGGCCCAGGGCAACCGGCTGCTCAACCTCTACCTGTTCGCCGGCGGCCACAATCCACCGCTGGCCGAGCCGGTCGGCGACGGCAACGACCGTCTCGCCTTCACCGGTGAGCGGCACGGCTTCGCCGCCCCGGTCGACCCGGAAGGACGGCTCAACCCCACGTACGACGCCGCGCGACGCGCGCTGCACACCGTCCGCGGGGTGGCCGACCTGCTGGCCGACGGCGACGAGGAGCACGACGGGCTGGCGTTGGGCTTCGTACCCGACCACTACCTCACCGAGTACCGCCATCCTGGCTCGACCGCCCGGACCGATCAGGTGGGCGAGCTGGAGCGGTTCCGGGGTATGGGCTCGCGGGACGTGCTGGCCCGGGCCCTGCTGCTGGGCGGGTTCTCCTTCCCCGCGGTCAACCTGCAGGCGCCGCCACCGGCCGACAGCCCGCGGGTGATCGCCCTGGCCACCGCGCCCACGCTCGGCGCGGACGTGCAGCGGCGGCTCGTGGACCACCTCCGGGCCGGTGGGCGGCTGCTCCTGCACGGACCGCTGCCGGAGCGTGGTCACGACGGCACTCCCTGCACGCTGCTCGCCGACGCGCTCGGCGTGACCGCTGACGGGTGGATGGAGGGCGGGCCGCACTACTTTCCGTCGGTGGTCGGGCGGGACTGGGCAGCCGGGCCGGCGGAGGTTCGCGTCGGCTACGCCCAACTGCTCGCCGGCGCCGGTGAGCCGGTACTCGTCGAGGTCGGCTCCGGCCGCCCGTGCGCGATGGAGGTCACCGTCGGCGCCGGTAGGGCCCTGATCATCGCGGCGGACCACCCCTGCCACCTCGACTTCTGGCGGGCGGCCCTGGAACGGCTGGGCGTACGGCCCCGCCTGCGGCACGACGCCGACGAGCCCGGCCTGGTGCTCACCTCCACCGTCGACCGCGCCGGTCAACGCCTGCTGCACCTGCTCAACGTCGCCCCGTCGGCCGTCGAGTTCACTCTGCGCCACCGGGACCGACCCGTCCTGTCGGGACGACGGCTGCGGATTCCGGCGCGGGCCGGACTGATGCTCCCCGCCGGTGTGCGGGTGGGGGCCACCACGCTGGTGGAGACGAGCTGCGAGCTGGTGTCCCGGTCGGAGGACGAGGTGCTGCTGCTGCCCACCCAGGCCGAGGACGTCGCCGTGTTCTCCACCGACCGAGAGGTGTCGGCCGAGGGCGGACACGTGACGGTCGACGGCAACCAGGTCACCGTCACCATCCGGTCAGCCGACGGTCACCCGGTCAGGGTGGCTCTCAGGTGA